A region of the Myxococcus stipitatus DSM 14675 genome:
CTGTCCGGCGACCATCAACAGCGCGGCGAGAGCCAGCAGCGCCGCCGCCACCACCAACCACACCCGCCGCTTCTGACGCTTCTCCATGTCAGTAATCCTTCCCTTCGAACCGCCAGAAACCCACCGCGAGCACCCCCAGCCCGAACACGAACACTCCCACCAACAGCGTCCCCAGCGAGCGGACCTCCAGCGGGGTGGACGCCGCCATGTCGCCCGCGGCCTCCGCCAGCGAGGACAGACGGGGGAGCAGCAGCGTCACCCCCCGGAAGGCCGCCCGGCTCACGCCCGACTCGAAGAAGTTGGAGATGGTGTGCCGGTGGCCCGCGATGATTCCACCCACCAGGCACAAGCCCCCCGCCGCCGCGCACAGCGCCGCGCTGCGCACCACCGTGGCCGTGGTCAACATCACCGCGTACACCGCCGCGAAGCCCACGCACGCAAGCAGTCCCGAGACCAGCGGCCCCACCGACCAGTACCCCGCCTTGACGCCGAAGATGAGCACCAACCCCGTGGTGCCATACAGCGTGCCGCCCAGCGCCAGCGTCATCACCCCCAGGAACGTCCCCGCCAGCAGGTGCCAGCGCTGGATGGGCAGCGCGAGCAGGTGCTCGATGCGCCCGGGAGACATCAGGCTCGGCGCGAAGTCGGAGCACGCGACGATGCCGAACAGGATGCCGCCATAGAACACGATGAACGCCGCCGCCTGGTACACGGGCCGCAGCGCCATGTCGACGGATTGGATGTTCGAGTTGATCTCCTCGCCGAACAGCCGCGAGGCCGCCAGCGCCCCATCGATGACCTCCAGGCGCAGGCTCAACGCGACCACCGCCAGCACCAGCGTGATGCCCGCGAGGAAGGCCAGGATGAACTTGCGGGCCACGGCCTCTCGCAGCACGTACCCCGCGATACCCAACACCGGCTTCATGCCGCCACCTCTGCCCGCCCCGGCTCGGAGCCCATGGTTCCCAGCAACACCGCCTCCAAGTCCATTCCGTCCCGCCGCAGCTCCACCAGCAGTGCCCCGCAGGCCCTCGCCCGGTCCAGCGCCGCGTTGAGCGCCCCCGGGTCCGGGGCCTCCACGTGATACAGGCCATCCGCTCGGGCCGGCACGAAGCCCGCGCCCGTCAGCCCCTCCGCGTTGGCGCCCGGCGCGAAGCGGGCAATCCACCGGGACTCACCCCGCACCAGCTCGTCCAGCCGGCCCTCTCGCACCACGCGCCCTTGCGCCAGGATGGCGACCCGGTCGCAGATGCGCTCGGTCTCCGCCAGCAGGTGGGAGTTCAGGAAGAGCGTCGTGCCCCGCTGGACCTCCTCCTGGAGGATGCGCCGCACCTCCATGCGGCCCATCGGGTCGATGCCGTCCGTGGGCTCATCCAGCACCAGCAGCTCCGGCTTGCCGATGAGCGCCGCGGCCAGGCCCAGCCGCTGCCGCATGCCCTTGGAGTAGCCGCCAATCTTGCGCGACACGGCGTCCGAGAGGCCCACCCGCTCCAAGAGCCGCAGGTCGCCCGCGGCGTCGGGAGGCAGGCTCTTGAGCCGACCCACCATGGCGAGGAACGCGGTGGGCATCCACGACCCCGGCAGGTGCAGCCGCTCTGGCAGGTAGCCGATGCGCGCGCGAATCCGGGCGTCCTCGGGGGAGCCTCCCAGCACTCGCACCGTGCCCTCGGTGGGCTGGACGATGCCCAGGATGCTCTTGATGAAGGTCGTCTTGCCGGCGCCGTTGGGCCCGATGAGGCCGAAGGCGCTGCCTCTGGGAACGACCAGGTCCATGCCCTGAAGGGCGATGCTGCCGGTCTTCCGGAAGGCGCGGCGATACGTCTTCCGCAGGTTGCTGACTTCGATGGCAGGTGCGCTGTTTGTCACGTTCACGACTGTAGACGAGCGACCCGGCCGGCGATTGCCGTCGTCGCGGGGAGAGGGCAGGGTGGCGGGGAAACCACGGTGGCAGGGCCCCGCGGCCACGGTTTCGCGGCGCTGGGTAAGGCCTTTCGCACGCCTGGGGTGCCTGCCGCGACGCGACACCTCGTCGTTTCGGGCCCTTGCGCGATTCACCTTCTGTGGTCCGGCCCGTGCAGAACGCGGGGCACACCCCACTTCTGGAGGAGACACGGATGACGTACGAGGATCGCATCGAGCAGCAGCGCGAGGAAGCCCGCCGGGAACTGGTTGCCGCGGAGCTGGAGCTCGCGTCCGGGACCGAGGCGGCGCGCGTGCGCTACGCACGGGCACTGCACGAGGCGGATCTCGCGGAGGCCCGGGCGCAGCGCCAGGCCCGGGAGCGTCAGCGCCATCAGTTGAGCTGGCGGCTCGCCGCAGGGTGAGCAGCCGGGCGGCCCCACGGAAACGATGAAGGCCGGGCGGCGCCGGTTTATATCGGCGTCCATCATGGCCCATCCCGTCCACCGCCCCCGCCGCCTGCGCCGTTCTCCCGTCCTGCGAGAGATGGTGCGCGAAACGCGGCTCGACCCGGGGGACTTCATCTATCCCCTCTTCGTCGTGGAAGGCCGGGACGTGCGCCGTCCCATCGCCTCCATGCCGGGCATCTTCAACCTGTCGGTGGAGCACGCGGTGGCGGAGGCCCGCCTGGCGAAGTCCCTGGGCGTGCCCTCCGTCATCCTCTTCGGGATTCCCGACCACAAGGATGCCCGGGGCACGCAGGCCTACGCGCGCGACGGAATCGTCCAGCGCGCCATCCGGGAGATCAAGGCCGCCGAGCCGGACCTCCAGGTCATCGCCGACGTGTGCCTCTGCGAGTACACGGACCATGGCCACTGTGGCGTGCTGGAGGAGGGCCACGTCGTCAACGACGCCACGCTGCCCCTGCTCGCGCAGATGTCCGTCACCTGCGCGCAGGCCGGCGCGGACATCATCGCCCCGTCGGACATGATGGACGGGCGGGTGGGGGCCATCCGCCGCGCGCTCGACGAGGTGCGCCTGACGGATATCCCCATCCTCTCCTACGCGGCCAAGTACGCCTCCGGCTACTACGGCCCCTTCCGCGAGGCCGCCCAGAGCACCCCCAAGTCGGGTGACCGCCGGGGCTACCAGATGGACCCGGGCAACGTGCGGGAGGCGCTCAAGGAAGTGGCGCTGGACGTGGAGGAGGGGGCCGACATGCTCATGGTCAAGCCGGCGCTGGCCTACCTGGACGTCATCCGGGCGGTGCGGGAGCGCTTCGACCTGCCCCTGGCCGCCTACAACGTCTCCGGCGAGTACGCCATGCTCAAGGCGGCCGGCCAGAATGGTTGGATTGACTACGAACGGGTGATGCTGGAGACGCTCACCGGCATCAAGCGGGCGGGGGCCGACCTCATCATCACCTACCACGCGCTGGAAGCCGCGAAGCTCCTGTAGGCAACAGCACGAGCGCCCGCGCGCGGGATGCCGCTTGATCCTCCGCGGGCGTTGCGTCCAAATAGCCCGCGCACGATGCCCACCAAGAAGAAGCGTCCCAGACGCAGGTCGGAGAAGCCCCCGCCCCCACGACGGCGCGGTTCGGCTCAGCGCCGCGGCACCCAGCGCGCCCCCGTGGTTCGTACTTCTGTTTCGTTGCAGTACAAAGTGGTGGAGCTGTCCACGGTGGACGAGGGCGCGATGGAGCGTGCCCTGAACGAGTGGACCGCGAAGGGCTGGAACCTGGACGGCGTGCAGTTCGCGATGCGCGAGTCCTCCAAGCGGCCGGCCATGGCGTTCATCTTCTTCACGCGCGAGGGCGTCGCGGCCGAGTCGGACCAGGACTCGGCGCGGGCAAAGCTCTTGAGGCTGTCGGAGTCGGGGTCCACGGCGAGGATGGCGTGGGCCTCCGAGTCGGAGCCTCGGCCTCCGTTCCATCCGCTGAGCGCGCATGAGCGGCTGGCGCGGCTGGCGGGAATGGATGAGCCGGAGCCTCGCGAAGAGGGCCTCACGCTGGAGCCCGAGGAGTGAGCGCGCCCCGTGAGCGGGTCCTCATGGCGGCCAGCCGAGGCGGAGGGCGCGCGCTGCGGCTGGTGGTGCATGACGCCGAGCCGGGCTCGCCCTATCCGAAGGCCTCGCTGTGGCTGCGGTTGGGCGCGCGCATCGTCGACGTGGCGGTGGCGTGGGGCCTGTACGTGGTGTGTGGCGCCGCGGGCTCGGTCGTCGCGCTGCTGTTCCTGCTGCTCGCGGATGGGATGATCCAGGGCCAGAGCGTGGGCAAGCGCATCTTCGGCGTGAAGGTGATGCATCTGCCGACGCGCTCGGCGGCGCGGCACCGCGACAGCACGCTTCGCAACGCACCGCTGGCGCTCATCGTCCTGCTGGGAATGATGCCGGCGCCGCTGGGCGCGGTGGCGGCCGTCGCGGGGCTGGTGGTGATTGGCGGCATCGAGGCGTGGCGCGTGCTGAGAGACCCGCTTGGTTGGCGGCTCGGCGACACGTGGGCCCAGACGCAAGTGGTGGATGGGAAGGTTGTGGCCGGCGCAACCGTTGCAGCTCGCGACCCGGTGGCGCACCAGCGTGCGCCGGGGCGGCTCATGTCCGCGGCGAAAGTCCGTCGCGGTCGTTCGTTGAAGAAGAGAAGGGGGCTCCCGTGCGCATCGCGCTGACCCACAATCTCAGGTTGTCTGATTCGGAAGAGGAAGCGGAGTTCGACACCCAGGAGACGGTCAACGCGCTGGCCGCGGCCATCGAGCGGCTGGGACACCGGCTGGAGCGCTTCGAGGTGAGTGGCCCCGCCTCGCGCACCGTGGCGCGGCTGGAGGCCTACAGCCCGGACCTCATCTTCAACACGGCCGAGGGACGCCGGGGCCGCTTCCGAGAGGCGTTCTATCCCGCGCTCTTCGACGAGCTGGGCTTCCCGTACACCGGCTCGGACCCGTATGCGCTGGCGGTGACGTTGGACAAGCAGCTCACCAAGCTGGTCCTGTCCAAGCAGGGCATCCGCACGCCGGGCTGGCAGTACGTGGAGAAGCTCAACGAGCTGGTCGCGGAGAACCTGCGCTTCCCCGTCATCGTGAAGCCCAACTTCGAGGGCTCCTCGAAGGGCATCACCCAGGACTCCATCGCGGAGACCCTGGACGAGGTGCGCCTCAAGGTGGCCTCCGCGCTGGAGAAGTACCCGTCGGGTGTCCTGGTGGAGGAGTTCATCCCGGGACGCGACTTGACGGTGCCCTTCCTGGCGGCGGTGGACAACGACTACGACGGCGTGCTGACGCCGGTGGAGTACGTGGTGGACCCGGCCGTCACCGCGGGCCGCCGGTACGCCATCTACGACTACGAGCTGAAGACGAAGAAGGAGAACGCCGTCTCCGTGCTCGCGCCCGCCCGGATTCCCGCCCGCACGGCGGAGGACATCCGGAAGATGGCGCAGAAGATCTACAAGGCGCTCGACTGCCGCGACCTGGGCCGCATCGACTTCCGGCTCAGCGACGCGGGCGTGCCGTACTTCCTGGAGATCAACGCGCTGCCCAGCCTGGAGCCGGGGGCGGGCATCTACGCGTCCGCGGAGCTGGACGGACTGCACCTGGACGGAGTCATCAACTCCATCATCCAGAGCGCGGCGCGGCGCTACAAGATCAAGGACTCCGCGCGGCGGCAGGGCAAGCCCGCGCGCAAGACGGGGCCGCTGCGGGTGGGCTTCACGTACAACGTGAAGCGCGTGAAGCCCAGCGCGCATGGGGAGTCGGTGGAGGACAGCGAGGCGGAGTACGACTCGCCCAACACGCTCCAGGCCATCCGCGAGGCGATTGCCTCCTGGGGCCACGAGGTCATCGACCTGGAGGCCACCGCGGAGCTGCCCACGGTGCTGTCCAGCACGCCGCTGGACATCGTCTTCAACATCGCCGAGGGCTTCAAGGGCCGCAACCGCGAGAGCCAGGTGCCCGCTATGCTGGAGCTCCTGGACATCCCGTACACGGGCAGCGACCCGGCCACGCTCTCCATCGCGTTGGACAAGGCGCTGGCGAAGAAGATCGTCCGCCAGGCCGGCATCCTCACGCCCAACTTCCAGCTCATGGCCACGGGCAAGGAGCGGCTCAACAAGGAGTTCACCACCTTCCCGCTCATCGTGAAGCCGGTGGCGGAGGGCAGCTCCAAGGGCGTTGTCACCAAGAGCGTCTGCCACAGCGAGGCGGAGCTGCGCGAGGTGGTGCGCGAAATCGCCAGCAAGTACCAGCAGCCCGCGCTCATCGAGGAGTACATCGGCGGGCGCGAGTTCACCGTGGGCCTGCTCGGGGAGCGGCGTCCTCGGGTGCTTCCGCCCATGGAGATTGTCTTCCTGGACAAGGGCGAGAAGAACCCCGTCTACAGCTTCCAGCACAAGCTCGATTGGACGGACCGCATCCGCTACGACGCGCCCGCCAAGATTGAGCCCGCGCTGCTGGAGAAGCTGCGCACGGCCGCGCGCAGCTCGTTCATGGCGCTGGGGTGCCGCGACGTCGCGCGCATCGACTTCCGCATGGACGACAAGGGCCGCATCTACTTCATCGAGTGCAACCCGCTGCCGGGCCTCACGCCGGGCTGGAGCGACCTGGTGCTCATCGCCCAGGGCGCCGGCATGGACTACCGCGCGCTCATCGGCGAAATCATGGCGCCCGCCATCCGCCGCTACAAAGAGCGCGAGGCTCGCCGGGCCGCCACCGAGCACGCCTCCACCGTGATTCACAAGGTGGCCTCGCTGGATGAGCCGGGGGCGATGTCCGCGCCCGCTCCGTCCGCCAGCGCGCCGCCCGCCGCGAGCCCCCATGGCAACGGCGGCAACGGCAACGGCGGCACCAGCTCCGCGGGGGCCTCGTCCTCCGAGGGGGCTCCGCGCATCGAAGCCAAGGCCTGAGCGCCTCACCCCCGAGCGGCCCCCAAGTTCCCGGGGCCGCTTGGAGTCTCGGGGGCCGTTCCACCGTTCGCCTGCCCGAAGATATTACGCGCGCGGAGTGGTTGACGGTGGGTGATGGTCCGCTAGTGTGGCCGGCATGGTGCACATCCCCGAGTACAACGGACCGCGGGTTCGCGCCCGAGAGCTGGGACTTCCCTTGGGGCGCTTCAAGCCCGGGAAGTACAACGCCATCACCGACGTGGATGGCATCCTCGTGGGCCACTGCACGCTCATCCAGGGGGAAGGCCCCCTGAGACCGGGCCATGGGCCGGTGCGCACGGGTGTGACGGCCATCCTGCCGAACAACGGCAACATCTTCATGGAGCGGATGACGGGCGGAGGCTTCGTGCTCAACGGCGCGGGCGAGGTCTCCGGCATGACGCAGCTGATGGAGTGGGGGCTCATCGAGACGCCCATCCTCCTGACGAACACCATGGCGGTGGGCGCGGTGTCGGACGGCGTGGCGCGCCACCTGGTGGAGCGCTACCCGGGCATCGGCGACGAGCACGACGTCATCATCCCCATCGTCGGCGAGTGCGACGACTCCTGGCTCAACGACATCTCCGGCCGGCACGTGCGCGAGGAGCACGTCTACGAGGCCATCCGCAACGCGGCCTCGGGCCCGGTGGCCGAGGGCAACGTGGGCGGCGGCACCGGCATGGTGACGTGTGACTTCAAGGGCGGCATCGGCACCGCGTCCCGCAAGCTGCCGGAGGTGCTGGGGGGCTACACCCTGGGCGTCCTGGTGATGTCCAACTTCGGGAAGATGCACAACCTGCGCGTCGGCGGCCTCCCGGTGGGGGAGGTGCTGGCGGAGAAGTTCAAGGGCGCCCCCAAGCGCGGCACCACCTACGGCTCCATCATCGCGGTGGTGGCCACGGACGCGCCCCTGTTGAGCCATCAAATCAACCGCTTGTGCAAGCGGGTGGGCCTGGGCATCGGCCGGGTGGGCAGCTACGCCGCGCACGGCTCGGGGGAAATCGTGGTGGGCTTCTCCACCGCGAACATCATCCCGCGTCGCACCCAGAAGATGGTCTACAAGCTGAAGCTCCTCTTGGACCAGCGGCTGGACCCCCTCTACGAGGCGGTGATGGAGGCCACCGAGGAGGCCATCCTCAACGCCATGTGCATGGCCACCTCCATGACGGGCGCCAACGGCAACCACTGCCCGGCGCTCCCCCTGGACGAGGTCCGCCACTTCGTGGACGCCTGCAAGCCCATCTTCGCCTCGGTGAAGAAGCGCCCCCACCAGAGCAGCGCCCCGGCCTCCCGGGAGAAGCCCACGGACGAGGACCGGGAGGGGGAGGTCACCGTGTCCACCGCCCGACCCACCCAGGTCCGGGGGGCGGAGGGGATTCCCTTCCCGACACGTCCGGCCCCCGAGGTGGAACCCGGGGGGGAGCCTGGGGCCGAGCAGGCCTCTTCGACACCTTTGAAGGGTTCCTCTTCCGGGAGCCCTTCGGGTTCTGATAGTTAAGCGCCTCTTTTCACGTCTCCATCATGGAGCACAGGAGTCAGCGATGGCCCGCAGCAAGAGCAAGCACCGCCGCGTGCAGATGAAGATCAAGCAGGCCTGGAAGAAGCGGGCCAAGAAGCAGAAGGCGGAGGCCAAGGCCGCCGAGGCCAAGAAGAAGTAATTGGCCCGTCCCGTTGGCGGCCCGAGGTGTTACTCCCGGGTCGCCGAAAACGGGACGATGATGCCGCACCGCTGGGGCGCACCTGTGCTCGGGCGGGAGAAGTTGCCGGTGAAGGTTCCATCGAGTCGCGCCGTGCCGCCGTCCCCCACGGGGGGCGTGTAGCGACCGGCGAGGCTCAAGTTCACCGTGGTTCCACCGTCTGGCGCGCCGGGCTGCGTCCCCGCCAACGTGAAGGAGCCCTCGGCGGAGACGTTGCCGGAGAGGCCCACACCCTCCAGTTTACCGGCGAGGCTGGCGCCCGTCCGGGAGATCTCCAGGGTCCGGCCCCGAGGGAGGTCCACTCCAAGCAAGGTGCAATCGGCGGGGACGCCGCCGTCGGTGAAGGCCATCCGGTAGCGGCCTTCCACGGCAGGGCAGTTGTCGCAGGGCACGGTGTCATCTCCGCAGCCTTGCGTGGCCAGTCCCGCGGCGAGTGCCAGGGCCGCGATGCCCGTCAGGGCGAAACGTCCAGTAGTCATGAAGGGTGTCCTTGTGGTCGGGAAGTCGGACTTCCGGTCAGAAAGCGCGATTCCTAGGTTGGTGGTGGTCGGTGGGCTCGTCGGGCAGGGCGAGGTGGGGCGGTGGCTGATTCGCGGCGGTGGTCGAACTATGGGTTCGCGGCGCTGTTTGCGCTCGTGCTGATGCTGTTCTCCAGGATTCTGTTGCCGTTCCTGATGCCTGTCTTGCTGGGCGGCTTCCTGGTGGTCCTCTTCATGCCGGTGCAGGACTACCTGTGCCAGAAGACACGGGGCCGCAAGGCCTTGTGCGCGGGGTTGTCGACCCTGACGGTGTTCCTGCTCATCCTCGCGCCGCTGGCCCTGGTGGGGTGGCTGGTGGCGCGCGAGGTGCTCCACGTCGTGGGGCGCGCGCAGGACGTGTTGGAGCAGATAGATGTGGGGCACTGGCTGGGTGCCGTGCTCCCGAGGGGCCTGAGCCGCTTCATCCGCTTCGACCTCGAGAGCAGCCACGCGGAGCGCTCGCTGATGGCGGCGGTGGCGGGAAGCGCGTCGCTGTTGAAGGACGTGGTGGGGGCGGGCACGGAGCTGGCCATCAACATGTTCCTGATGACGGTGGCCATGTATTACTTCTTCCTCGATGGCCGCCGGCTGGTGTCGGAGGTGACGGCGCTGATTCCGCTGGAGCGGCGCTATCTCGATGCCTTCGCGCGGGAGTTCACCGACGTCGCCTACGCGATGGTCTACGGCAACACCATCACCGCGCTCATCCAAGGGGCGGTGGGATTCCTGGGGTTGCTCATCGCCGGGGTGCCGCACGCGGGGGTGTGGGGGGCGGCCATGGTGTTGGTGGCGCTGGTGCCGGTGGGAGGCACGGCCCTGGTCTGGGGGCCCATCGGCCTGGTGCTCATCGCCGTGGGGAAGGTGAGCGAGGGCGTGTTCCTCCTGGCCTGGGGCACGCTGCTCGTGGGGAGCATCGACAACGTCATCCGCCCCCGGTTGTGTGGCTCGCGCATGGCGCTGCACCCGCTGCTCGTCTTCCTCTCGATGTTCGGTGGGCTGGCGGTGTTCGGGATGATGGGGCTGTTGGTGGGGCCGCTCATCGCGTCGCTCTTCATGGCGATGGTGCGCATCTACCGCCGTGACTTCCTGGGGAGGGGTCGCTCGGAAGGAGAGCCGCCCGTGGCGGTGCGGTTGGAGGCACCTCCCCTGGCGACAGCGCCTCCGGTGGTGGCGGCCTCGGCGCCCGCGAACGCATGACTGGATAGCCGGGCAAGCCTGGACTTCGCCTCCGGGGTGGGTGAACCTTCCATCCCTCAATGATGAACACCCAACACGCGATGGTTCGCTGGGGCCTGGTGCTGTTCGTGGCACTGGCGCTGGCGTCCCCCGGGGCGCAGGCGCAGGTCATCAAGAAGCGGCGCGCGGCGCCTGTCCCGGTCGCGGCACCCAAGGCGAAGCCTCGGGCGGCGAAGGCCCGGAAGGCCGTGGCTCCGAAGGAGGAGTCCCCTCGCGTCGTGGTGCTGACGGTGGAGGGAGATCGCGGCGGGAAGGTCCGCACGCAGCTCGAGTCCGCCCTGCGTCGGGACAAGCAGGTGAAGGTGGCGTCGCTGAAGCAGTACGCCACGCTTGGGAAGAAGAGCGGGCTGAAGGGCAGTGTCCTCTTCACCGACGGGCCGCTGGCCAGCGTCGCGCCGAAGATGAAGCTTGCGGGCGCCATCAGTGGAACGGTGGGGCCCACGGGCCTGACGGTGCGCGTGTTGGACGCGAGCGGCGCGGTGCTCGGCGAGCAGGAGGTGAAGCTGACCCGAGGCAAGCTGTCGCCCGCGGACGCGAAGGTGGCGGTGCGCGGAGTCGTCGACTTGCTGAGGGGGACTCCGCGAGCCTTCGAGGCTCCTTCGAGTGTCTCGCCCTCCGAGCCGCTTCCCACGGTGGAGCCGGCGGTCCCCGTGGCGGAGGCTCCGCCGAAGTCTCCGCGCTCCGAGCCTGTCGCGGAGCGTCCGGTGGAGACGCCCAAGCCGTTGGAGCCCGCGCCGGTGGCGGAGCGCCCGGTGGAGACGCCGAAGCCCTTGCCGGAGAAGGCTCCGCGTTCGAGCGAGCCGGAGTTGGTGGCCGTGGGGCCGCAGCCCAAGGACGGCCCGCCGGCGATGGAGGAGGACCCCGAATCCCACACCACCACGGATCCATTCCTGGAGGTGGCGTTGGACACGGGCTCGGGTGGGACGGTGGGCGAGGAGCCGCTGCGTCCTCCGCTGGCCCGACTCACCCTGGGGGGGACGACGACGTGGCGCAAGTACTGTACGCGTCCGGGCGTGAAGTCCTGCGGCGAGTTCGACAAGAAGAGTGACGAGGAGAAGGTGGGTGATCGGTCCGACTTCGAGTCGTCCGCGCCGTACCTGGGCATCTCCGCGGAGCTGGAGCTGTTGCCGCTGGCCCGGCACACCTCGCCGCTGCGGGGGCTGGGGTTGGTGGTGGGGTATCGGCGCGGGTATGCGTCCACGGACGTGACGCTGTTCAACGAGTCGGGGCAGTCCGGTACGCGCGAGGTGGTGGCGACGGACTCGGTCTTCACGGCGCAGGCGATGTATCGCTACTTCTTCGGTTTCGGCTCGTCGCGGAATCTCCTGGGGTACGCGGGGGTGAAGGCGGGGATGCTCACGCGCTCCTTCGACGTGGACGCGCCGGCGGACAGCCCGTTGTCGAGCACGCACCGCCTGTTCCCCGCGGTGGGCCTGGAAGTGTCGGTGCCGTTGCTGCGGCAGGTGCGGCTGGAGGCGGCCGGGCAGTTCTTCATCGGCCCGAAGCCGGGCAAGGGCTTCGACGACGACGGTGGGGCGCTGGACCTGGAAGTGAGT
Encoded here:
- a CDS encoding ABC transporter ATP-binding protein, which produces MNVTNSAPAIEVSNLRKTYRRAFRKTGSIALQGMDLVVPRGSAFGLIGPNGAGKTTFIKSILGIVQPTEGTVRVLGGSPEDARIRARIGYLPERLHLPGSWMPTAFLAMVGRLKSLPPDAAGDLRLLERVGLSDAVSRKIGGYSKGMRQRLGLAAALIGKPELLVLDEPTDGIDPMGRMEVRRILQEEVQRGTTLFLNSHLLAETERICDRVAILAQGRVVREGRLDELVRGESRWIARFAPGANAEGLTGAGFVPARADGLYHVEAPDPGALNAALDRARACGALLVELRRDGMDLEAVLLGTMGSEPGRAEVAA
- the hemB gene encoding porphobilinogen synthase, which translates into the protein MAHPVHRPRRLRRSPVLREMVRETRLDPGDFIYPLFVVEGRDVRRPIASMPGIFNLSVEHAVAEARLAKSLGVPSVILFGIPDHKDARGTQAYARDGIVQRAIREIKAAEPDLQVIADVCLCEYTDHGHCGVLEEGHVVNDATLPLLAQMSVTCAQAGADIIAPSDMMDGRVGAIRRALDEVRLTDIPILSYAAKYASGYYGPFREAAQSTPKSGDRRGYQMDPGNVREALKEVALDVEEGADMLMVKPALAYLDVIRAVRERFDLPLAAYNVSGEYAMLKAAGQNGWIDYERVMLETLTGIKRAGADLIITYHALEAAKLL
- a CDS encoding RDD family protein, which gives rise to MSAPRERVLMAASRGGGRALRLVVHDAEPGSPYPKASLWLRLGARIVDVAVAWGLYVVCGAAGSVVALLFLLLADGMIQGQSVGKRIFGVKVMHLPTRSAARHRDSTLRNAPLALIVLLGMMPAPLGAVAAVAGLVVIGGIEAWRVLRDPLGWRLGDTWAQTQVVDGKVVAGATVAARDPVAHQRAPGRLMSAAKVRRGRSLKKRRGLPCASR
- a CDS encoding D-alanine--D-alanine ligase family protein — encoded protein: MRIALTHNLRLSDSEEEAEFDTQETVNALAAAIERLGHRLERFEVSGPASRTVARLEAYSPDLIFNTAEGRRGRFREAFYPALFDELGFPYTGSDPYALAVTLDKQLTKLVLSKQGIRTPGWQYVEKLNELVAENLRFPVIVKPNFEGSSKGITQDSIAETLDEVRLKVASALEKYPSGVLVEEFIPGRDLTVPFLAAVDNDYDGVLTPVEYVVDPAVTAGRRYAIYDYELKTKKENAVSVLAPARIPARTAEDIRKMAQKIYKALDCRDLGRIDFRLSDAGVPYFLEINALPSLEPGAGIYASAELDGLHLDGVINSIIQSAARRYKIKDSARRQGKPARKTGPLRVGFTYNVKRVKPSAHGESVEDSEAEYDSPNTLQAIREAIASWGHEVIDLEATAELPTVLSSTPLDIVFNIAEGFKGRNRESQVPAMLELLDIPYTGSDPATLSIALDKALAKKIVRQAGILTPNFQLMATGKERLNKEFTTFPLIVKPVAEGSSKGVVTKSVCHSEAELREVVREIASKYQQPALIEEYIGGREFTVGLLGERRPRVLPPMEIVFLDKGEKNPVYSFQHKLDWTDRIRYDAPAKIEPALLEKLRTAARSSFMALGCRDVARIDFRMDDKGRIYFIECNPLPGLTPGWSDLVLIAQGAGMDYRALIGEIMAPAIRRYKEREARRAATEHASTVIHKVASLDEPGAMSAPAPSASAPPAASPHGNGGNGNGGTSSAGASSSEGAPRIEAKA
- a CDS encoding P1 family peptidase, with protein sequence MVHIPEYNGPRVRARELGLPLGRFKPGKYNAITDVDGILVGHCTLIQGEGPLRPGHGPVRTGVTAILPNNGNIFMERMTGGGFVLNGAGEVSGMTQLMEWGLIETPILLTNTMAVGAVSDGVARHLVERYPGIGDEHDVIIPIVGECDDSWLNDISGRHVREEHVYEAIRNAASGPVAEGNVGGGTGMVTCDFKGGIGTASRKLPEVLGGYTLGVLVMSNFGKMHNLRVGGLPVGEVLAEKFKGAPKRGTTYGSIIAVVATDAPLLSHQINRLCKRVGLGIGRVGSYAAHGSGEIVVGFSTANIIPRRTQKMVYKLKLLLDQRLDPLYEAVMEATEEAILNAMCMATSMTGANGNHCPALPLDEVRHFVDACKPIFASVKKRPHQSSAPASREKPTDEDREGEVTVSTARPTQVRGAEGIPFPTRPAPEVEPGGEPGAEQASSTPLKGSSSGSPSGSDS
- a CDS encoding AI-2E family transporter; protein product: MADSRRWSNYGFAALFALVLMLFSRILLPFLMPVLLGGFLVVLFMPVQDYLCQKTRGRKALCAGLSTLTVFLLILAPLALVGWLVAREVLHVVGRAQDVLEQIDVGHWLGAVLPRGLSRFIRFDLESSHAERSLMAAVAGSASLLKDVVGAGTELAINMFLMTVAMYYFFLDGRRLVSEVTALIPLERRYLDAFAREFTDVAYAMVYGNTITALIQGAVGFLGLLIAGVPHAGVWGAAMVLVALVPVGGTALVWGPIGLVLIAVGKVSEGVFLLAWGTLLVGSIDNVIRPRLCGSRMALHPLLVFLSMFGGLAVFGMMGLLVGPLIASLFMAMVRIYRRDFLGRGRSEGEPPVAVRLEAPPLATAPPVVAASAPANA